The following proteins come from a genomic window of Paenibacillus swuensis:
- a CDS encoding LTA synthase family protein has protein sequence MSLHNEIVNRTVPLRESRIMRILYKINFIDYLFFIALLLWKIVLFDAFIAVPQVRMGVPDWLVGTGSILLLSGWVLILPMTWRVLVLLSLNILISVVIFSDLVYFRYFQDFISIPVLLQSKQVGELGGTIGTLVYAKDIFFFLDLIFLIPMALYGFKRLRESGSRQPERRFRLRVLRKFAANALVFTIGYALVFAPIHVAKGTWAKGLFTGNWWNVATYNVTGLLGFHGLDVYRYLDKNVLSKDEGLSEEQRGQINQWLQQHHELSLDGRTENTYGAYKGSNVIVVQVEALQNFMLNESIGGQEITPNLNKLMKESLYFSEFYHQTAQGRTSDADFSSNCSMHPLPSGSVFTQYANHTYHCLPNELQGQGYATGAFHGYEESFWNRYAFYPNIGYDRFYSKKDYNFDSKTEKVGWSIGDKPFFEQSVSHMTQMKQPFYSFLITLSSHHPFVLPKELQMLDVGELDGTDFGNYLQSVHYVDQSIGAFIESLKSQGMWDNTLFALYGDHDNSIKEKETLEQFTGRSLSELEWTKAVRQVPLIIHAPDAALKGTQTDIAGQLDLAPSLLHLLGVPPEGKFFMGQNVFKDTKERLVVFRNRSFTDGTVYYKASADQIFENGTCLDYASGQPTDIASCKPGYDETVKRLDISDQVITNNVLAETSAHTKTQTP, from the coding sequence ATGTCTCTGCACAACGAAATTGTAAATCGCACAGTCCCGCTTCGTGAGTCTCGTATTATGCGCATTTTATATAAGATTAATTTTATAGACTATCTATTTTTTATAGCGTTGCTTTTATGGAAGATTGTACTTTTTGACGCTTTCATCGCTGTACCGCAAGTTCGTATGGGTGTTCCGGACTGGTTGGTGGGGACCGGCTCCATCCTGCTTCTTTCCGGATGGGTATTGATCCTGCCGATGACTTGGCGCGTACTCGTGCTGTTAAGTTTAAACATTCTCATTTCTGTCGTTATATTTTCGGATCTGGTGTATTTCCGATACTTCCAGGATTTCATCTCCATTCCGGTACTCCTGCAGTCGAAACAAGTCGGAGAACTCGGAGGCACGATCGGCACATTGGTCTACGCCAAAGATATCTTCTTCTTTCTCGATCTGATCTTCTTAATTCCTATGGCTTTATATGGTTTTAAGAGATTGAGAGAGTCTGGTTCACGACAACCCGAACGGCGGTTCCGTCTGCGTGTCTTGCGCAAATTCGCGGCTAACGCTCTCGTCTTTACCATAGGTTACGCACTTGTATTTGCACCGATTCATGTGGCTAAGGGTACCTGGGCCAAAGGTTTATTCACCGGCAACTGGTGGAACGTGGCGACCTACAACGTAACCGGACTTCTTGGATTTCACGGCTTGGATGTATACCGGTATCTGGACAAGAACGTTCTGTCTAAGGACGAAGGCCTAAGCGAAGAACAGCGGGGTCAGATCAATCAATGGCTGCAACAGCATCATGAACTATCATTAGACGGCCGCACGGAGAACACATACGGAGCTTACAAAGGCTCTAATGTCATTGTGGTCCAAGTGGAAGCCCTGCAGAATTTCATGCTTAATGAGTCGATCGGAGGTCAAGAGATTACGCCGAACTTGAATAAGTTGATGAAGGAGAGCTTATATTTCAGCGAATTTTATCATCAAACCGCTCAAGGGCGCACTTCCGACGCCGACTTTTCATCGAATTGCTCCATGCACCCGTTGCCTTCAGGCTCGGTGTTCACTCAATATGCGAATCATACCTATCATTGCTTGCCGAACGAGCTGCAAGGGCAAGGGTACGCTACAGGAGCCTTTCATGGCTATGAGGAGAGCTTTTGGAACAGGTATGCGTTCTATCCTAATATCGGTTATGACCGCTTTTACAGCAAGAAGGATTACAACTTTGACAGCAAGACCGAGAAAGTCGGATGGTCTATCGGGGACAAGCCTTTTTTCGAACAATCTGTCAGCCATATGACTCAGATGAAGCAGCCGTTTTACTCCTTTCTGATTACATTATCAAGCCATCACCCCTTTGTCCTGCCCAAAGAATTACAAATGCTCGATGTAGGCGAGTTGGATGGCACGGACTTCGGAAACTATCTGCAATCCGTCCATTATGTGGATCAGTCGATCGGTGCTTTCATCGAAAGCTTGAAATCTCAAGGGATGTGGGATAACACCCTATTTGCCCTGTACGGAGATCATGATAATTCCATAAAGGAGAAAGAAACCTTGGAGCAATTCACGGGCCGCTCTTTATCGGAGCTCGAATGGACCAAGGCCGTAAGACAAGTTCCTTTAATCATCCATGCACCTGATGCCGCATTGAAAGGAACACAGACAGACATTGCCGGTCAACTGGACTTGGCGCCATCACTCCTGCATCTTCTCGGGGTTCCGCCTGAAGGAAAGTTTTTTATGGGTCAAAATGTATTCAAGGATACCAAAGAACGTTTAGTTGTGTTCCGGAACCGCTCGTTTACGGACGGTACTGTATATTATAAAGCAAGCGCGGACCAAATCTTTGAAAATGGTACATGCCTGGACTATGCCAGCGGCCAACCGACCGATATAGCGTCCTGTAAACCAGGTTACGATGAAACGGTCAAACGTCTTGACATCTCCGATCAAGTGATTACGAACAATGTTCTCGCGGAAACCTCCGCCCATACGAAAACCCAGACTCCTTAA
- a CDS encoding DUF2935 domain-containing protein, translating to MNQNMQTNNEYIESALFEHRFWLQIMGDHARFIYSAFSPKEQSNIEKAKFYVDSYDTFLANARVGIDAVQFPSFNQGIYRLTLEFREFKLALLREHLVGKIEIGLPPTFINHMVNELDEYIRILYALIQGEMPPVFEAIHHHLLWLTDATGHAAAVSQELDPVEKGLILKSMQFEVQFQQFYLKAVELAGFMRTQLHQFPALSRFNKDVELEMLLFKEFLAEIEEMRLTKEALGTLSPLLPDHMAREECYYLLKLAQVSEVKPPACDPTAPRVEV from the coding sequence TTGAATCAGAACATGCAGACAAACAACGAGTACATAGAATCGGCCTTGTTTGAACACCGCTTTTGGTTGCAAATTATGGGGGATCATGCCCGTTTCATTTACTCCGCCTTTTCGCCAAAGGAACAGAGCAATATCGAGAAAGCAAAGTTCTACGTGGATTCCTATGATACGTTTCTTGCTAATGCCCGAGTGGGTATTGATGCTGTTCAGTTTCCCTCTTTTAACCAAGGGATATACCGGCTTACGCTGGAATTCAGGGAGTTTAAACTGGCGCTGTTAAGAGAACACCTCGTCGGCAAGATTGAGATTGGATTGCCGCCCACGTTTATAAATCATATGGTGAATGAATTGGACGAATATATCCGGATTTTGTATGCCTTGATTCAAGGGGAAATGCCCCCGGTTTTTGAAGCGATACACCATCATCTGCTTTGGTTGACTGACGCAACAGGTCATGCCGCGGCCGTTTCCCAGGAGTTGGATCCGGTTGAGAAGGGTTTGATTCTGAAGAGTATGCAATTCGAGGTGCAGTTTCAACAATTTTATTTGAAAGCCGTTGAACTGGCGGGGTTTATGAGAACCCAGTTGCACCAGTTTCCCGCACTGTCCCGATTTAACAAAGATGTGGAGCTGGAGATGCTGTTGTTTAAAGAGTTCCTGGCTGAGATTGAAGAGATGCGACTTACGAAGGAGGCGTTGGGTACATTAAGTCCGCTGCTGCCGGATCATATGGCGCGTGAAGAATGTTATTATTTGCTTAAGCTCGCGCAGGTGTCAGAGGTGAAGCCGCCCGCTTGCGATCCGACCGCTCCGAGGGTTGAGGTGTAA
- a CDS encoding alpha/beta hydrolase, whose product MSLPFIMALTFAVILILVFYACWYVSARAQTPKRRPIEHMPDMPYEDISFLSQGSVIKGWFVPSSDLKTKPPVILIAHGWNSNRSRVLRYARPLYNAGYALLLYDARSHGESDGIPAPSGMAFRDDLLSAVDYIHARPDVDANRIGVLGHSLGGFAGAASLWDERRIRALVTDSMPVRIEAMIGAELNRLRIPLFPLATIIPRVWFIRAGINREMLAKLDLISALSRSGDAVPRLHVHSRNDDYVPSTELDYLAAQSLSGAEHLYVDARGHSCSETDPLFWERVLPFFRNHI is encoded by the coding sequence ATGTCGTTACCCTTCATCATGGCGTTGACTTTTGCTGTCATTCTGATTTTGGTTTTTTATGCGTGCTGGTATGTTTCAGCCCGGGCTCAAACCCCTAAGAGACGGCCGATTGAGCATATGCCGGATATGCCTTATGAAGATATCTCTTTCCTAAGCCAAGGCTCTGTCATCAAGGGATGGTTCGTACCCTCCTCCGATCTCAAAACAAAGCCTCCCGTGATACTGATCGCGCACGGCTGGAACTCCAATCGCTCCCGCGTGTTGCGCTATGCGCGCCCGCTCTATAACGCGGGCTATGCCCTGCTTCTGTACGACGCCCGAAGCCACGGCGAGAGCGACGGCATCCCCGCTCCATCCGGCATGGCGTTCCGGGATGATCTGCTCTCCGCCGTCGACTACATCCACGCCCGCCCGGATGTCGATGCCAATCGCATCGGCGTGCTCGGGCACTCGCTCGGCGGCTTTGCCGGCGCAGCCTCGCTGTGGGATGAGCGCCGAATCCGCGCGCTGGTAACGGACTCGATGCCGGTCCGTATTGAAGCGATGATCGGCGCGGAGCTCAACCGCTTGCGGATTCCGTTGTTCCCGCTCGCGACGATCATTCCGCGCGTCTGGTTTATCCGCGCGGGAATCAATCGTGAGATGCTCGCTAAGCTCGATCTCATCTCTGCGCTGAGCCGTTCCGGCGATGCTGTGCCCAGGCTCCATGTCCACTCGCGCAACGACGACTATGTGCCGTCGACCGAGCTGGACTATCTGGCCGCGCAAAGCCTGTCCGGCGCCGAGCATCTCTATGTCGATGCCCGGGGGCACAGCTGCTCGGAGACGGATCCGCTGTTCTGGGAACGAGTGCTGCCATTCTTCCGCAACCATATCTAG
- a CDS encoding DUF1450 domain-containing protein, translating into MANDIRICDKCKHMKVKTALPKLQKLAPDAEIKVACKSYCGPCSRFAFIFINGRYVTAPTEDEVIEKIAKYVKKSK; encoded by the coding sequence ATGGCTAACGACATTCGAATTTGCGATAAGTGTAAACATATGAAAGTAAAGACCGCTTTACCCAAATTGCAGAAGCTTGCTCCCGACGCGGAGATTAAAGTAGCATGCAAGTCCTATTGCGGTCCTTGCTCGCGGTTCGCCTTCATCTTCATTAACGGGCGTTATGTCACCGCTCCGACAGAGGATGAAGTCATTGAGAAAATTGCAAAATATGTTAAGAAATCTAAATAA
- a CDS encoding HesB/IscA family protein encodes MQCKVTRNAAKIIQKELEKDENKELKLRILVTSSHGDHAHYGMDLDKPSEDDEVVATDKGFDVILNKNEPMLDGVKIDYLYIPEEGFVITNPSKGNHGDH; translated from the coding sequence ATGCAATGCAAAGTTACGCGTAACGCGGCGAAGATCATTCAGAAGGAACTAGAGAAGGACGAGAATAAAGAGTTGAAGCTTAGAATATTGGTTACTTCTTCCCATGGAGACCATGCGCACTACGGTATGGATTTGGACAAGCCTTCAGAGGACGATGAAGTGGTTGCGACCGACAAAGGCTTCGACGTTATTCTGAATAAGAATGAACCGATGCTGGACGGCGTCAAAATTGACTACCTCTACATTCCAGAAGAAGGATTCGTGATCACCAACCCTTCGAAAGGCAACCACGGCGACCACTAG
- a CDS encoding M14 family metallopeptidase, which yields MGYIRTDLSYSYTQMMDDIEFLTRKFPFLRCEVLGASVMGRDIPALRLGMGCFHVHVNGSFHANEWITTLLLMKFTEDCAESYANGLSLEGVSVTSLLDTCSLWIVPMVNPDGVELVLRGLPDDHRYFHELLAWNNGSSDFSGWKANIRGIDLNDQFPAFWEAERTRRLVNRPGPRDYGGTAPLTEPEAIIMANWTDVRQFDRVFALHTQGREIYWNYRDLEPAESEPLALELAGVSGYKPLKLRDSDAGYKDWFIQRYRRPGYTLESGWGCNPLPITQFDQMYDELVPMLLRGMKL from the coding sequence GTGGGATACATTCGAACGGATCTGTCTTACAGTTATACTCAGATGATGGACGACATCGAATTCTTGACCCGTAAATTTCCCTTCCTACGCTGTGAGGTGTTGGGCGCAAGTGTCATGGGTCGAGATATCCCCGCGCTTCGCCTTGGTATGGGATGCTTTCATGTGCATGTGAACGGATCTTTCCATGCGAATGAATGGATTACCACTCTCCTGCTCATGAAGTTCACGGAGGATTGCGCGGAGTCATATGCTAACGGACTTTCGCTCGAAGGGGTTTCGGTTACGAGTCTGCTGGACACTTGCAGTCTTTGGATTGTACCCATGGTCAATCCTGACGGTGTGGAATTAGTGCTCCGGGGTCTTCCTGATGATCATCGATATTTTCATGAGTTACTGGCTTGGAATAACGGTTCATCGGATTTCTCAGGATGGAAAGCCAATATCCGCGGGATAGATCTAAATGATCAATTCCCCGCGTTCTGGGAGGCAGAACGAACACGTCGGTTAGTGAACCGTCCGGGGCCGCGAGATTATGGTGGAACGGCTCCTTTAACGGAACCGGAAGCTATAATAATGGCGAATTGGACGGATGTGCGCCAGTTCGACCGTGTCTTCGCACTGCATACGCAAGGCAGGGAGATCTACTGGAATTATCGCGATCTAGAACCAGCCGAGTCGGAGCCCTTGGCCCTGGAATTGGCGGGAGTGAGCGGATATAAACCCTTAAAACTAAGGGACAGTGACGCGGGTTACAAGGATTGGTTTATCCAACGCTACAGGAGACCAGGCTATACGTTAGAATCGGGATGGGGCTGTAATCCGTTGCCTATAACACAATTTGATCAAATGTATGATGAGTTGGTCCCAATGTTACTTCGGGGCATGAAATTATAG
- a CDS encoding ABC transporter permease has translation MRILSNITYRFEVFAAIFTNIIILVASVFLWQTAYNGISQVESFTLKEIVTYTVLSILLGSVYITDVQNTIYYRIREGKIVTDFFRPIPLLTSYLADDIGSSISALVNRVLPLFLFASLVFGPPLPATWVSFLLFIPSCILGYAILWLLSALVGLTAFWVMELGNLGMVKDSIVRVLSGSIVPLWFFPDGIQKVSAYLPFQYTYQAPLSIYIGAASSNKALVGMGIQCIWIILLTLLLAAAWKRTKSKTLIQGG, from the coding sequence ATGAGAATTCTCTCCAACATAACGTATCGCTTTGAAGTGTTTGCCGCTATATTTACGAACATCATCATCCTTGTTGCTTCGGTCTTTCTGTGGCAGACGGCCTATAATGGGATATCGCAAGTCGAATCATTTACGTTGAAGGAAATCGTAACTTATACGGTTCTTTCCATTCTGCTAGGCTCTGTTTACATTACCGATGTTCAGAATACGATTTATTACCGAATTCGTGAAGGTAAGATTGTAACAGACTTCTTCCGCCCTATCCCTTTACTGACTTCTTATCTGGCGGATGACATCGGCAGCTCAATCAGCGCGTTAGTTAACCGCGTGCTGCCTCTGTTCCTTTTTGCATCCCTAGTATTCGGTCCGCCCCTTCCTGCAACTTGGGTATCCTTCCTGCTATTTATTCCGTCTTGTATTCTTGGCTACGCCATCTTGTGGTTGCTCAGCGCGCTAGTAGGTTTAACCGCGTTCTGGGTGATGGAACTTGGTAACCTGGGTATGGTTAAGGATAGTATCGTACGTGTACTCTCCGGCAGCATTGTTCCGCTCTGGTTCTTCCCTGACGGAATTCAGAAGGTATCCGCCTATTTACCGTTTCAGTATACATATCAAGCTCCACTTAGTATTTATATCGGCGCCGCTTCATCTAACAAAGCGTTAGTTGGCATGGGTATTCAATGTATTTGGATTATTCTGTTGACACTGTTGCTTGCCGCAGCATGGAAACGAACGAAATCAAAGACCTTAATTCAGGGAGGGTAA
- a CDS encoding ABC transporter permease: MIAEMKHYGSVAYCFARLAIQRQLEYPLFLVSWFLMIPIQYFSGIWMIQIIVERFQALKGWEFPELAFIYGLALLSHGLLVVFFINTWHMDHMVIEGLFDRLLLRPMSVFFQLVASYVNFIGLVDLIPGIIIFLYACNAVGFDWTFINICKLISVIIGGVLLRAALFIALGSISFWTKRNSSTVSFALTILDRVTMYPITLYPYLVQVLFTFILPIGFISFYPAADFLQQDAPFHLPLNMAIWSPLIGILCFSLSLLVFKLGMKHYESSGS, encoded by the coding sequence ATGATTGCCGAAATGAAACATTATGGCAGTGTCGCTTATTGCTTTGCGCGTCTAGCCATACAGCGGCAACTGGAATATCCTCTCTTTCTGGTAAGTTGGTTTCTGATGATTCCCATTCAATATTTCTCCGGTATTTGGATGATCCAGATTATCGTAGAGAGATTCCAGGCATTGAAGGGATGGGAATTTCCGGAGTTGGCTTTTATTTACGGGCTGGCCCTGCTCAGTCATGGCCTGTTAGTTGTATTTTTCATTAACACTTGGCATATGGACCACATGGTCATTGAGGGATTGTTCGATCGTTTACTGCTGCGGCCAATGAGTGTGTTCTTTCAACTGGTAGCAAGCTACGTTAATTTTATAGGACTGGTAGATTTAATTCCGGGTATTATCATATTTCTGTATGCTTGTAATGCCGTCGGATTTGACTGGACATTCATTAACATCTGCAAGCTTATTTCTGTTATCATCGGAGGCGTGTTGCTCCGTGCCGCACTGTTTATCGCACTGGGGTCAATTTCTTTCTGGACTAAACGGAATTCTTCTACCGTCTCGTTCGCGCTCACTATTCTTGATCGCGTCACGATGTATCCTATTACATTATATCCTTATCTGGTTCAGGTGCTCTTCACATTCATCCTGCCTATCGGGTTTATCAGCTTCTATCCCGCAGCAGACTTTCTGCAACAAGACGCACCATTTCACCTACCGCTTAATATGGCGATATGGAGTCCCCTGATTGGCATCCTGTGTTTTTCGTTATCCTTGCTAGTCTTTAAATTAGGAATGAAACATTATGAGAGTTCTGGATCGTGA
- a CDS encoding ABC transporter ATP-binding protein → MAMIEVNNIVKEYMLIRKETGLRGSIKSLFAPKKECVRGVDGISFTIDKGEIVGYIGPNGAGKSTTIKMLTGILHPTSGSIQICGISPQENRKAVVQKLGVVFGQRTQLYWDLRLGESFELLRRIYQIDERTYQENMALLNVVLKLSDFIDTPVRQLSLGQRMRGDLAAAMLHSPSVLFLDEPTIGLDADAKHAIRQFIMEMNRTKALTVILTTHDLDDVEQLCSRLIIVNHGKIVEDGPKDELIHKLTPKRQLIVELQHHVEDLTHPYAELIKQDGLKIWYQFNKKSITAAELISDLSRKLPIQDLSVREPDIEDAIREVYKTNTPLKIPSLV, encoded by the coding sequence ATGGCAATGATTGAAGTCAATAATATTGTAAAAGAGTATATGTTGATTCGGAAAGAGACCGGGCTTCGAGGTTCAATCAAGAGTTTATTCGCTCCGAAGAAAGAATGTGTACGCGGCGTTGACGGAATTAGTTTCACGATCGATAAAGGCGAGATCGTCGGATATATCGGGCCCAACGGTGCAGGTAAAAGTACTACTATCAAAATGCTGACTGGCATACTGCACCCAACTTCCGGTTCCATACAAATCTGTGGTATATCTCCTCAAGAGAATCGTAAAGCGGTCGTTCAGAAGCTTGGTGTGGTGTTCGGACAACGCACACAATTATATTGGGATCTCCGATTGGGAGAATCGTTCGAATTGCTCAGACGAATTTATCAGATTGATGAACGGACTTATCAGGAGAATATGGCGTTGTTAAATGTTGTATTGAAGTTAAGCGATTTTATTGATACCCCGGTGAGACAATTATCTCTGGGTCAGCGTATGCGCGGCGACCTGGCAGCGGCAATGTTACATTCCCCCTCCGTGTTATTTCTGGACGAACCGACAATCGGACTTGATGCGGATGCTAAGCATGCGATTCGCCAATTTATAATGGAGATGAATCGAACGAAAGCCTTAACTGTAATTCTTACAACGCATGATCTTGATGACGTGGAACAACTATGCAGTCGTTTAATCATTGTTAATCACGGTAAAATTGTTGAAGACGGTCCCAAAGACGAACTTATTCATAAACTGACCCCTAAACGTCAATTAATTGTGGAACTGCAGCACCACGTTGAAGACTTAACTCATCCCTACGCTGAACTGATTAAGCAGGACGGTTTGAAGATCTGGTATCAATTCAATAAGAAATCCATTACAGCCGCTGAACTTATTTCCGACTTATCACGCAAGCTGCCTATTCAGGACTTGAGTGTACGTGAACCGGATATAGAAGACGCGATCCGGGAAGTGTATAAGACGAACACCCCATTGAAGATTCCTTCACTCGTATAG